In Sodalis ligni, a single genomic region encodes these proteins:
- a CDS encoding thymidine kinase yields the protein MAQLYFYYSAMNAGKSTALLQSSYNYQERGMRTLVFTAEIDNRFARGQVSSRIGLSSPAELYRPDTDLLAVIRQAHEQQALHCILVDESQFLTREQVAGLSDVVDFLNIPVLCYGLRTDFRGELFPGSHYLLAWADKLIELKTICYCGRKANRVIRLGEDGKPVHDGQQVVIGGEERYVSVCRKHYKQAMAEDSQVPGYISMAASEPRQP from the coding sequence ATGGCTCAACTTTATTTTTATTATTCTGCGATGAATGCGGGTAAATCCACTGCGCTCCTGCAGTCCTCGTATAATTATCAGGAGCGTGGCATGCGCACCCTGGTATTTACCGCTGAAATAGATAATCGTTTTGCTCGCGGCCAGGTCAGTTCCCGTATCGGCCTTTCCTCGCCGGCCGAGCTCTACCGCCCGGATACCGATTTGCTGGCGGTTATTCGTCAGGCCCATGAGCAGCAGGCGCTGCACTGCATATTAGTGGATGAAAGTCAGTTTTTAACCCGTGAACAAGTTGCCGGGTTATCGGACGTAGTGGATTTTCTGAATATTCCGGTATTGTGTTATGGGTTGCGCACTGACTTTCGCGGCGAGCTGTTTCCCGGTAGCCATTATCTGTTGGCATGGGCTGATAAGCTTATCGAGCTTAAAACCATTTGTTATTGCGGCCGCAAGGCAAACCGGGTCATTCGCCTGGGTGAGGACGGTAAACCCGTGCATGACGGCCAACAGGTGGTTATCGGCGGCGAAGAACGGTATGTCTCGGTATGCCGCAAGCATTACAAACAGGCCATGGCGGAGGATAGCCAGGTGCCCGGCTATATCTCCATGGCCGCGTCCGAACCGCGTCAGCCGTAG
- the hns gene encoding histone-like nucleoid-structuring protein H-NS produces MSEALKILNNIRTLRAQARECTLETLEEMLEKLEVVVNERREEDSQAQAEIEERTRKLQQYREMLIADGIDPNELLQTMSASKATGKTKRAARPAKYQYTDENGESKTWTGQGRTPAVIKKSIEDEGKTLDDFLL; encoded by the coding sequence ATGAGCGAAGCACTTAAAATTCTTAACAACATCCGAACTCTGCGTGCACAAGCCAGAGAATGTACTCTTGAAACTCTGGAAGAAATGCTGGAGAAACTTGAGGTAGTCGTCAATGAGCGCCGCGAGGAAGACAGCCAGGCACAGGCTGAAATCGAAGAACGTACGCGCAAATTACAGCAATATCGTGAAATGCTGATTGCCGACGGTATCGATCCGAATGAATTGCTGCAAACCATGAGCGCATCAAAAGCTACTGGTAAAACCAAGCGCGCAGCTCGTCCGGCTAAATATCAATATACCGATGAGAACGGTGAAAGCAAAACCTGGACCGGCCAAGGCCGTACACCTGCTGTCATCAAAAAGTCTATTGAAGATGAAGGCAAAACGCTGGACGATTTCCTGCTGTAA
- the galU gene encoding UTP--glucose-1-phosphate uridylyltransferase GalU yields the protein MSAINTNFKVTKAVIPVAGLGTRMLPATKAIPKEMLPLVDKPLIQYVVNECIAAGINEIILVTHSSKNSIENHFDTSFELEAMLEKRVKRQLLAEIQAICPPHVTIMQVRQGLAKGLGHAVLCAHPLVGDEPVAVILPDVIIDEFESNLKTDNLTEMLSRFEETGRSQIMVEPVVDVTNYGVVDCQGKERNRGKSALMVIVLKNPTADEAPSNLAVVGRYVLSADIWTLLEKTPPGAGNEIQLTDAIALLMEKETVEAYHLKGISHDCGNKLGYMEAFVEYGIRHETLGKEFSQWLKETIVD from the coding sequence ATGTCTGCTATTAATACAAATTTCAAAGTAACAAAAGCGGTAATCCCGGTGGCGGGATTAGGAACACGAATGCTGCCTGCGACCAAAGCCATCCCGAAAGAGATGTTACCGCTGGTTGATAAGCCACTGATTCAATATGTAGTGAATGAGTGTATCGCTGCGGGCATTAATGAAATCATCCTCGTGACCCATTCATCCAAGAATTCCATTGAGAACCATTTCGATACCAGCTTTGAACTTGAAGCGATGCTTGAAAAACGTGTTAAACGGCAATTATTGGCTGAAATACAGGCGATTTGTCCGCCCCATGTGACTATCATGCAAGTTCGGCAAGGTTTGGCCAAAGGCCTGGGCCATGCGGTTCTATGCGCGCACCCGTTAGTGGGCGACGAACCGGTGGCGGTAATTTTGCCGGATGTGATTATCGACGAATTTGAATCCAATCTGAAAACTGACAATTTAACCGAAATGCTGTCCCGCTTCGAAGAAACAGGACGCAGCCAGATTATGGTTGAGCCGGTTGTCGATGTGACCAATTACGGCGTAGTGGACTGCCAGGGAAAAGAACGAAACCGGGGTAAAAGCGCCCTTATGGTCATTGTGTTGAAAAACCCTACCGCCGATGAAGCTCCGTCCAATTTAGCCGTAGTGGGTCGTTATGTCTTGTCCGCCGATATTTGGACCCTGTTGGAAAAAACGCCTCCGGGAGCGGGCAATGAAATTCAGCTCACTGACGCCATCGCTTTGCTGATGGAAAAAGAAACAGTTGAAGCTTACCACCTTAAAGGCATTAGCCATGATTGCGGTAATAAATTGGGCTATATGGAAGCTTTCGTTGAATATGGTATCCGTCATGAAACTCTCGGAAAAGAATTTTCACAATGGCTCAAAGAAACCATTGTAGATTAA
- the rssB gene encoding two-component system response regulator RssB yields MVKPLQNKQILVIEDEAVFRSVLAQFLQSMGAEVHEASHGREALDMLPSTRPDLVICDLEMPEMNGLTFVERFRAFDAATPVLVVSGTDQMTDIAKVLRLGVQDVLLKPLDDFGRLRETVLGCLYPDMFTSQVDEEEQLFQDWDALSQHPGAAAKLLKQLQPPVQQNIARCRVNYRQLTMAEQPGLVLDIAALSEHDLAFYCLDVTRAEEKGVLAALLLRALFNGLLQAHIANRSHRLPELSTLLRQVNQLLRKANLDGQFPLLVGYYHRGLNKLILVSAGLNATLTANDHQIELNSGVPLGTMNNAYLNQVSEHCTEWQCQVWGAGGRLRLMLSTD; encoded by the coding sequence ATGGTAAAGCCATTACAAAACAAACAAATATTAGTGATTGAGGACGAGGCGGTATTCAGATCCGTGCTGGCTCAATTTCTGCAATCGATGGGTGCCGAAGTCCATGAAGCGTCTCATGGCAGGGAAGCGTTGGATATGCTGCCCTCCACGCGTCCCGATCTGGTGATTTGCGACCTGGAAATGCCTGAAATGAACGGGCTGACTTTTGTAGAGCGTTTTCGTGCGTTTGATGCCGCCACTCCGGTGCTGGTTGTATCCGGTACCGATCAGATGACCGATATTGCCAAGGTACTGCGCCTGGGCGTGCAAGACGTTTTGCTCAAGCCCCTTGACGATTTTGGCCGCTTACGGGAAACCGTGCTTGGCTGTCTTTATCCCGACATGTTTACTTCGCAAGTGGATGAAGAAGAACAATTATTCCAGGATTGGGATGCACTGAGCCAACATCCTGGCGCCGCTGCCAAACTACTGAAACAGCTACAGCCGCCGGTACAGCAGAATATTGCCCGTTGCCGGGTAAATTATCGCCAGTTGACCATGGCTGAACAGCCGGGGCTGGTACTGGATATCGCCGCATTGTCCGAGCATGATTTAGCCTTTTATTGCCTGGATGTCACCCGGGCGGAAGAAAAAGGCGTATTGGCGGCCCTACTGCTACGGGCCTTATTTAACGGATTGTTGCAGGCGCATATTGCCAACCGTTCGCACCGGTTGCCGGAACTCTCCACCTTGCTAAGACAGGTAAATCAGCTGTTGCGCAAGGCCAATCTGGACGGACAGTTCCCATTGCTGGTGGGGTATTATCACCGCGGACTCAATAAGTTGATTTTAGTGTCGGCTGGCCTGAACGCTACGCTTACCGCCAATGATCATCAAATCGAACTCAATAGCGGCGTCCCTCTGGGCACAATGAACAATGCCTATCTCAACCAGGTGAGTGAACATTGCACCGAATGGCAATGCCAGGTCTGGGGCGCCGGGGGACGTTTAAGGTTAATGTTATCTACCGATTAA
- a CDS encoding YchJ family protein — protein MEDLCHCGSGLLFDECCKPFINGHRFPLKPVQLMRSRYTAYVLHNLDYLISTWHPDCRAEQWRDDIAANFPLTEWKGLTIKDERAGKNGHESYVEFIALFYDRHNRRPGFIHERSRFVQLNERWYYIDGIHQQPLRNAPCPCGSGKKYKKCCGQ, from the coding sequence GTGGAAGATTTATGTCACTGCGGCAGCGGTTTACTTTTCGATGAATGCTGCAAGCCGTTCATCAACGGTCACCGCTTTCCGCTTAAGCCGGTGCAGTTAATGCGTTCCCGTTATACCGCTTATGTATTACACAATCTTGATTATTTAATCTCAACCTGGCATCCCGATTGCCGCGCTGAACAATGGCGAGACGATATCGCGGCGAATTTTCCCCTCACAGAGTGGAAGGGATTAACCATTAAAGATGAACGTGCCGGTAAAAACGGCCATGAATCCTATGTGGAATTTATCGCCCTTTTTTATGACCGGCACAACCGGCGGCCCGGTTTTATTCATGAACGGTCACGCTTTGTTCAATTGAACGAACGCTGGTATTATATTGACGGCATACATCAGCAGCCCCTGAGGAATGCCCCTTGCCCTTGCGGCTCGGGTAAAAAATACAAAAAGTGTTGCGGGCAATAA
- the purU gene encoding formyltetrahydrofolate deformylase: protein MQSQIIQRKILRTICPDAKGLIAQITSICFNHQLNIVQNDEYVDHRSERFFMRTELEGRFDDERLLNDLDRVLPEGTIRELNPAGRRRIVVLVTKEAHCLGDLLMKSAYGGLDMDIAAVIGNHDTLRTLVERFDIPFHLVSHDGFNREEHDARMMAQIDAYAPDYVVLAKYMRVLTPHFVRHYPNRVINIHHSFLPAFIGARPYQQAYERGVKIIGATAHYVNDNLDEGPIICQDVINVDHTYTAEDMMRAGRDVEKNVLSRALYRVLAQRVFVYGNRTIIF, encoded by the coding sequence ATGCAGTCGCAAATAATCCAGAGAAAAATATTACGCACCATTTGCCCGGATGCCAAGGGCCTGATAGCTCAAATCACCAGCATTTGCTTTAATCATCAATTGAATATCGTGCAAAACGACGAGTACGTTGATCATCGCAGCGAACGCTTTTTCATGCGCACCGAATTGGAAGGCCGGTTTGACGATGAGCGCTTGCTGAACGATTTGGACCGGGTCTTGCCGGAAGGCACAATACGGGAACTCAATCCCGCCGGACGTCGCAGGATAGTCGTTCTGGTCACCAAGGAAGCGCATTGCCTGGGTGATTTGCTGATGAAAAGCGCCTACGGCGGACTGGACATGGACATCGCCGCGGTTATCGGCAATCACGATACCCTGCGCACGCTGGTTGAACGTTTCGATATTCCGTTCCATCTGGTGAGCCACGACGGTTTTAACCGCGAAGAGCATGACGCGCGCATGATGGCGCAAATCGACGCCTACGCGCCGGATTATGTCGTGCTGGCAAAATACATGCGTGTTCTGACACCGCATTTCGTGCGTCATTACCCTAATCGGGTAATCAATATCCACCATTCATTCTTACCGGCTTTTATCGGCGCACGCCCCTATCAGCAGGCTTATGAGCGGGGCGTTAAAATCATCGGCGCCACGGCCCATTACGTGAATGATAATCTCGACGAAGGCCCGATTATCTGCCAGGACGTGATCAATGTCGATCATACCTACACCGCGGAAGATATGATGCGCGCCGGGCGGGATGTGGAAAAAAATGTCTTGAGCCGCGCGTTATACCGCGTATTGGCGCAGAGGGTCTTTGTCTACGGCAATCGCACCATTATTTTTTAA
- the xthA gene encoding exodeoxyribonuclease III: MKFVSFNINGLRARPHQLSAIIEQHRPDVIGLQETKVHDDMFPLEEVAQHGYHVFYHGQKGHYGVALLCREQPLAIRRGFAGDDADAQRRIIMADFVTEKGILTVVNGYFPQGESRDHPVKFPAKARFYQDLQDYIQQNHHGDSLLLVMGDMNISPTDLDIGIGEESRKRWLRTGKCSFLPEEREWMARLLDWGLVDTFRSRNPDCRDRFSWFDYRSRGFDENRGLRIDLLLASIPLAQTCLATGIDYDIRAMEKPSDHAPVWVDFAL; this comes from the coding sequence ATGAAGTTTGTCTCCTTTAATATCAATGGACTGCGTGCCAGACCCCATCAGTTAAGCGCGATCATTGAGCAGCATCGGCCTGATGTGATCGGCCTGCAGGAAACCAAGGTCCATGACGATATGTTTCCTCTGGAAGAGGTGGCGCAACATGGCTATCACGTGTTCTACCATGGACAAAAAGGCCATTATGGCGTGGCACTGTTATGCCGGGAGCAGCCGCTGGCCATTCGCCGGGGTTTTGCCGGTGATGATGCCGACGCGCAGCGGCGCATTATCATGGCCGACTTCGTGACCGAAAAAGGCATACTCACCGTGGTGAATGGCTACTTTCCACAAGGGGAAAGCCGCGATCATCCGGTCAAATTCCCGGCCAAAGCCCGTTTTTACCAGGATTTGCAGGACTATATCCAGCAGAATCACCATGGGGATTCACTGCTTCTGGTGATGGGGGATATGAACATCAGCCCCACCGACCTGGATATCGGCATCGGCGAAGAGAGCCGCAAGCGCTGGCTGCGCACCGGCAAATGCTCTTTCCTGCCGGAAGAGCGGGAGTGGATGGCGCGGCTGCTGGACTGGGGCCTGGTGGATACCTTCCGCAGCCGCAACCCGGACTGTCGCGATCGCTTCTCCTGGTTCGACTATCGCTCCCGTGGTTTTGATGAAAACCGCGGTCTGCGCATCGACCTGCTGCTGGCTTCGATACCGCTGGCGCAAACCTGCCTCGCCACCGGCATTGATTACGATATACGCGCCATGGAAAAACCCTCGGATCATGCGCCTGTCTGGGTGGATTTTGCCCTGTGA
- a CDS encoding DNA topoisomerase III, which produces MQLFIAEKPSLARAIADVLPQPHRRGDGFIACGQDHMVTWCIGHLLEQAQPDAYDGRYARWSLADLPIVPDKWQLQPRPSVLKQLNVVKRLLAGASEVIHAGDPDREGQLLVDEVLDYLALDDEKRRNAKRCLVNDLNPAAVSKAVSRLRENREFVPLCVSALARARADWLYGINMTRAYTLLGRNAGYQGVLSVGRVQTPVLGLVVRRDEEIENFVPKTFFEVKAHIVTPSQERFIALWVPSEACESYQDEEGRLLHRPLADHVVSRIAGQPAVVTLFQDKRESETPPLPFSLSVLQIEAAKRHGMSAQQVLDMCQRLYETHKLITYPRSDCRYLPEEHFSGRQGVLNAINAHMPELMAQATLDTTQKNRCWDDKKVDAHHGIIPTARSGKIALSDDEKKIYALVCRQYLMQFCADAVFRRCIINLDIAGGKFVAKSRFLADAGWRTLLGAKERDEENDGTPLPVVKKGDELLCESGEVVSRETQPPRPFNDATLLSAMTGIARFVQDKELKKILRATDGLGTEATRAGIIELLFKRGFLYKKGRNILSSESGRGLIHALPESAASPDMTAQWESTLTKISEKQCRYQDFMVPLTETLRGLIHQVRQQPPPPSLLGLPAASPAGKDAKPRRRTRKSGKGAAE; this is translated from the coding sequence ATGCAGCTTTTTATCGCTGAAAAACCAAGTTTGGCGCGGGCCATCGCCGACGTGCTGCCGCAGCCCCATCGCCGGGGCGACGGGTTCATCGCCTGCGGCCAGGATCATATGGTGACCTGGTGTATCGGACATTTGCTGGAACAGGCCCAGCCCGACGCCTATGACGGACGCTATGCCCGCTGGTCCCTGGCGGATTTGCCCATTGTGCCGGACAAATGGCAGCTACAGCCCCGTCCCTCGGTATTGAAACAGTTGAATGTGGTCAAACGGCTGCTGGCCGGGGCGTCGGAAGTCATTCATGCCGGCGACCCCGATCGCGAAGGGCAATTGCTGGTGGATGAGGTGCTGGATTATCTGGCGCTGGACGATGAAAAGCGCCGTAACGCCAAACGTTGCCTGGTGAACGATCTGAATCCGGCGGCGGTAAGCAAAGCGGTAAGCCGCCTGCGGGAAAACCGGGAATTTGTGCCGTTATGCGTATCGGCCCTGGCGCGCGCCAGGGCCGACTGGTTGTACGGTATCAATATGACCCGCGCCTATACTCTGCTGGGCCGCAACGCCGGCTACCAGGGAGTGCTGTCCGTCGGACGGGTACAAACGCCGGTACTGGGGCTGGTGGTCCGCCGCGATGAGGAAATCGAAAATTTTGTGCCGAAGACATTTTTTGAAGTCAAAGCACATATTGTGACACCGTCACAGGAACGGTTCATCGCGCTCTGGGTGCCGAGTGAAGCCTGCGAATCCTATCAGGATGAGGAGGGGCGGCTGCTCCACCGGCCGCTGGCGGATCATGTGGTATCCCGCATTGCCGGACAACCGGCCGTCGTTACGCTCTTTCAGGATAAACGGGAGTCAGAAACGCCCCCGCTGCCGTTTTCCCTGTCTGTGTTGCAAATCGAAGCGGCAAAACGCCACGGCATGAGCGCACAGCAGGTATTGGATATGTGCCAGCGGCTCTATGAAACCCACAAATTGATTACCTATCCCCGCTCCGATTGCCGCTATCTGCCGGAAGAGCATTTTTCCGGCCGGCAGGGGGTGCTGAACGCTATCAATGCGCATATGCCGGAGCTGATGGCCCAGGCGACATTGGATACGACGCAAAAAAATCGCTGTTGGGATGATAAAAAGGTGGATGCGCACCATGGCATCATCCCCACCGCGCGCAGTGGCAAAATCGCTCTGAGCGACGATGAGAAAAAAATCTACGCACTGGTCTGCCGTCAATACCTTATGCAGTTTTGCGCCGATGCGGTATTTCGACGCTGTATCATTAATCTGGACATCGCCGGCGGCAAGTTTGTGGCTAAATCCCGTTTTCTGGCGGATGCCGGTTGGCGTACCCTGCTCGGGGCAAAAGAGCGCGATGAGGAGAACGACGGTACGCCGCTGCCGGTGGTGAAAAAAGGCGATGAATTGTTATGCGAGTCGGGAGAGGTGGTGTCCAGGGAAACGCAGCCGCCCAGGCCCTTTAATGACGCGACTTTATTGTCCGCTATGACCGGTATCGCCCGGTTCGTGCAGGATAAGGAGTTGAAAAAAATCCTGCGGGCCACCGATGGGCTGGGTACCGAAGCCACCCGGGCCGGTATCATCGAATTATTGTTCAAGCGGGGGTTTTTATATAAAAAGGGCCGTAACATCTTGTCCAGCGAAAGCGGCCGCGGTTTGATTCATGCCTTGCCGGAGAGCGCGGCCAGTCCGGATATGACTGCGCAATGGGAGTCGACCTTAACCAAGATCAGTGAGAAACAGTGCCGCTATCAGGATTTTATGGTGCCGCTGACAGAGACGCTGCGCGGATTGATCCATCAGGTGCGGCAACAGCCGCCGCCCCCGTCGCTGCTCGGGTTACCGGCAGCCTCGCCGGCCGGCAAGGACGCCAAGCCCAGGCGGCGGACGCGAAAATCCGGTAAGGGAGCAGCGGAGTAA
- the sppA gene encoding signal peptide peptidase SppA has translation MRTLWRIISSPFRWAWRLLNFIREFILNLFLIFIIVICVGIYLQVHRSAPEPGKGALLVDLTGVVVEKPSMNNKFRQIGRELLGASSNRLQENSLFDLVNLLRAAKEDQNITGLVLSLKDFAGADPTSLQYIGKALLEFRDSGKPIFAVGDSYNQSQYFLASFANKIYLTPQGAVDLHGLATNNLYYKSLLDKLKVNTHIFRVGTYKSAVEPFLRDDMSPAARDADSRWLGQIWAHYLDTVAANRQITPQQLFPGAPAMLADLKAVDGDTAQFALHNKWVDTVASRYAIETELTKTFGWNKQKKAINAVSMYDYQMQKPSEKGEQIAVIFADGAIIDGPETPGSVGGDTTAGQIRDARLDPHIKAIVFRINSPGGSVSASELIRSELEAARESGKPVVVSMGGMAASGGYWISTPANYIIAAPSTLTGSIGIFGVINTFEDTLGSIGVHTDGVSTSPLADLSVTKALPPEFSQMMQLNIENGYRNFITLVGKARNKTPEEVDKIAQGHVWIGSDAKTNGLVDQLGDFDDAVAKAAELAKLKQYHLNWYIEEPSLIDLVLSQTSASIYARLPATIQAWLPAPSGQIAALFSAQPGLLTNLNDPQNRYAYCLSCGDIQ, from the coding sequence ATGCGCACATTGTGGCGAATAATATCCAGCCCGTTTCGTTGGGCCTGGCGTTTGTTGAATTTTATCCGCGAATTTATCCTTAACCTTTTTCTGATTTTTATCATCGTCATCTGTGTCGGTATCTACCTGCAGGTGCACCGATCCGCGCCGGAACCGGGCAAAGGCGCGCTGCTGGTGGATCTTACCGGCGTGGTGGTTGAAAAACCTTCGATGAACAATAAATTCCGCCAGATTGGCCGTGAACTATTAGGCGCTTCCAGTAACCGTTTGCAAGAGAATTCCCTGTTTGATCTGGTGAATCTGCTGCGGGCGGCCAAAGAAGATCAGAACATTACCGGCCTGGTGCTTTCCTTGAAGGATTTCGCCGGGGCGGACCCCACTTCGCTGCAATATATCGGCAAGGCGCTGCTTGAGTTCCGCGACAGCGGCAAGCCCATTTTTGCCGTGGGGGACAGCTACAATCAGTCACAATACTTTTTGGCCAGTTTCGCCAATAAAATCTATCTGACGCCGCAGGGCGCGGTGGATCTACACGGCCTGGCCACCAATAATCTCTACTACAAAAGCCTGCTGGATAAATTGAAGGTTAACACGCATATTTTCCGCGTGGGCACCTATAAATCAGCGGTGGAACCTTTCCTGCGCGACGACATGTCGCCGGCGGCCCGAGATGCGGATAGCCGTTGGCTGGGCCAGATATGGGCGCATTATCTCGATACCGTCGCCGCCAACCGGCAGATTACGCCACAGCAGCTGTTCCCCGGCGCGCCGGCGATGCTGGCGGATCTGAAAGCCGTCGACGGGGATACCGCCCAGTTTGCCCTGCACAATAAATGGGTGGATACCGTGGCGTCCCGTTATGCCATCGAAACCGAGCTAACTAAGACCTTCGGATGGAACAAGCAGAAAAAGGCCATAAATGCCGTCAGCATGTATGATTATCAGATGCAGAAGCCATCGGAAAAAGGCGAACAGATCGCGGTTATTTTTGCCGACGGCGCCATTATCGACGGACCGGAAACCCCCGGGTCGGTAGGCGGCGATACCACCGCCGGTCAGATTCGCGATGCCCGGCTCGATCCACACATCAAGGCTATTGTATTTCGCATCAACAGTCCCGGCGGCAGCGTCAGCGCTTCGGAACTGATACGTTCGGAACTGGAAGCGGCCCGTGAATCCGGCAAGCCGGTTGTGGTGTCCATGGGCGGCATGGCCGCTTCGGGGGGGTATTGGATTTCCACCCCGGCCAATTACATCATTGCCGCCCCCAGCACGCTTACCGGCTCCATTGGTATTTTCGGCGTCATCAATACCTTCGAAGATACGCTGGGCAGCATCGGCGTGCATACCGACGGGGTGTCCACCTCGCCGTTGGCGGATTTGTCAGTTACCAAAGCCCTTCCGCCGGAGTTCTCACAAATGATGCAGTTGAACATCGAGAACGGTTATAGAAACTTTATCACCCTGGTGGGTAAAGCCCGCAACAAGACGCCGGAAGAGGTGGACAAAATCGCCCAAGGGCATGTCTGGATCGGTAGCGATGCCAAAACCAACGGACTGGTGGATCAACTGGGGGATTTCGACGATGCCGTGGCGAAAGCCGCCGAATTGGCCAAATTGAAGCAATATCACCTCAATTGGTATATCGAAGAGCCCAGCCTTATTGATCTGGTTTTATCGCAAACCAGCGCTTCGATTTACGCCCGTCTCCCGGCGACCATCCAGGCCTGGCTGCCCGCGCCGTCCGGCCAGATAGCCGCACTATTTTCCGCCCAGCCGGGTTTGCTGACCAACCTGAACGATCCGCAAAACCGTTATGCCTATTGCCTGTCTTGCGGCGACATTCAATAA